In Bradyrhizobium sp. WBOS07, the genomic window TCCGATTTGGCCCCGCTTGATAGACCAAGCCGGGCCGGCGTCAATAACATGAAGCAGGAGGCGGACTTAGCCCGATCCAGATGTGGGGGGCTTCTACTCCAACGCAATCCCGGTGCCAACTCCCGCGTGCGGCTTTGCCGCGGTCATTATTAAGGTCCGGAATCGTACGGACGTCCGCCCTGGCCTAACCCCCCGGCTTGCCGTCGACCTTGCCGTCCACCTTGGCCCCCGGTGGATCAATCCAGCCGACATTGCCGTCCGCCCGGCGGTAAATGATGTTCACCCGGCCCGAGGAGCCATGCTGGAATACCAGGCAAGGTGCGCCGCTGAGGTCGAGTTCCATGACCGCCTCGCTGACCGAGAGCTGTTTCAACGACGTGGTTTGCTCCGCAATGATCACGGGGCTGTAGCCGGTGACTTCCTCTTCGTCCTCTCCGGGCGCCTCGAGCACGTAAGCCGTCGCGTCGAGCGCAGCCATGGCTTCGGAGGCGACATGGGCCTTGCGGGCGGAGCGGTCCTTGAGCCGGTTCTTGTAGCGGCGCAGCCGCTTCTCGATCATCAGCAGCGCCTGGTCGGCGCTGGCATAGGCATCCGGCGCGTTCGAATCGGCCTCCAGCGTGATGCCGGAATCGAGATGCAGGGCGCAATCGGTGCGGAAGCCGAAGCCGTCCTTGCTGAGCGTGATGTGGCCGGAATAATTACCGTCGAAATATTTGCGCAGCACCTCGTCGGTGCGATCGGCAACGCGGCCGCGCAGGGCCTCCCCGACGCTGATGCTCTTGCCCGAAATCCGAAGGGTCATGGATGCCTCGCTTGGTTTGCTCCTCGGCTGCGACGACGTCATCGCAGCCGAAGTCGTTCCCTGCGCATGATCTCCCCACGAACACTTTCCGCGTTGGTCGGGAGAGGAAGCCGCCGTGCACTTTTCCGGATCATGCGCGTGCCTGGATCGGTTGCAAAGGGAAGCCGAGAGTAGCGCGATTTCGCGCCAGCGCAATCAGGCCGGTTCGGGGTTGCGCGAGCGATCGGACAAGGCGGTGGAGAGGACGTTACCAAGGGCGCTCTGCTTGTCGCGGCGGCGTT contains:
- the hpf gene encoding ribosome hibernation-promoting factor, HPF/YfiA family encodes the protein MTLRISGKSISVGEALRGRVADRTDEVLRKYFDGNYSGHITLSKDGFGFRTDCALHLDSGITLEADSNAPDAYASADQALLMIEKRLRRYKNRLKDRSARKAHVASEAMAALDATAYVLEAPGEDEEEVTGYSPVIIAEQTTSLKQLSVSEAVMELDLSGAPCLVFQHGSSGRVNIIYRRADGNVGWIDPPGAKVDGKVDGKPGG